ggaaagtaacaatttcctttcctattttttaaagaatttcttttctgCGTTTGAGTTAGAAAGCATGATCAAAGCTGTCGTCCTTACCGTTCTGCTCCGGATGGCCATATGACTGAAGTTCTTAGTTCATAAGGACACATTTCCTCACCTTGCCATCTCCTTTCTCTGATTTAGATAGGTCTGTAAGAGATCTACCTGCAAGCTTACACAAAGTTCAAAGATCTCATTATTTTAAGCTCCCAGACACCATGAAGAAAGTTTTTTAGATCAAACATTCCTGAAAGTTTTATTCTCAGAATTGTTCGCAGTGATTACCCTATAGTGGTTATACAGAGTAGAAGCATGTGgaccttatttttaaataatgaaacattCTATCCATTATAAatcctaaaacaaaaattaaggaaGTTGGCAAATGTATTTCCAGCAGCATTTACTTATAAAAGCTTTAGAGTCATAAAAGGcaagcctctttttaaaaatgtaaataattcttATAATAGGAAGGTAATAAAAGTCTTTTACACCTAATAGCCAGTGATATTTTGCCACTTATTAGTAAATAAGCACATTTTATATACCAactttaatatatacacacaagagACAGGTCAAAACAAGTCCCATTCTGCTACCAGAAGGTTGATGCTCAGAAACCAGAAATTGGGAAGGAAAAAGCCCTTAGTAGTTTTATAATTCAGCTCAAATTCTTTATGGAGTGAGGGAggacataagtaaataaatagttcTTCTTTATGTGACTGAAAGAATGAATCTCTCCTAAAGATGAACTTCTCTTTTGCCCATCCTTAGAGGATTTGTGGTCATGAGAGGAGAGTTTGACCATTCCAAATACCAGTGCAAGTAAAAATTGCCTAATTTACTTAAAAAGGCTTGAGCATAAAAGTAAATGGCTTTGCTTTAGTTCATTTTTCCTGTTGGGTGTATTTAATGTTATGTCAAAACAATCATAATATTCCCAGCATTGCTtatgaaaatcacattttaaaatcctaGTTTAATTAAAACACTTGTTTCCTTGCTCATTGATTTATAGATGAAACCAGCCTGTATAAAAGCCCTTACtcgaatatttaaaatatctgatcAAGATAATGATGGTACCCTCAATGATGCTGAACTCAACTTCTTTCAGGTAgctgtctttttatttcagatgtttgtatatctttgtcttttttgctgataaaagctataaaaaatttattggtgtaaacaacaaaaataatatattgagaAACATATGTCTGTTTCATGTAAAACTAGCTTTCACATCAAGCTTAAGTAGCTTAAATAGCCTTTACTTAAGCTATAAAACTCTCGTATGCTTAGGAATTGAGGGGAGTTTTTGATGGTTTCATTCCATGGTATAAAGTGATAAAAGTGGATGTGTTAAGGATGGCTTGAAATCTGAACCCTGAATTATATTTGCTTTCTGGGTTTTATATAACATAGCTACACAAAGAACCCTATGTTTTAGAAATAGGATGGGGGAAGTTAGGAAAGTTTCTTTCTAAGTATGACATGTTTTACATACATAATACAAAGTGGAGACTATCCGAATGtagaatttgtttcttttggttacaaatttttgatttaaagctgtagattattttatattatttgtggttttaatgctgctttgtttttaaatttatttttatgttttttgctagAGAATTTGTTTCAACACTCCATTAGCACCGCAAGCTCTGGAAGATGTCAAGAATGTAGTCAGAAAACATATAAGCGATGGTGTGGCTGACAGTGGATTGACACTGAAAGGTAGGTGAATGGTGTTTTTCCCCCTTTTGAACTTACTACTTTCAAAATTTGGCAGAAGGTGAAGGTCTTTATTGCATTATTTATACTTTAAGGAAATGTTAGTATTTACTAATATGCCTAAAATGTGACTTGGATATTGAAGAGTTGGAAGAGATAGGCCATCGTTGGGGATTATCATCCTTTACTGTCAGTATAAATTAGAGGTAGGGAAATTGGATCTCAGGGATGCAGGGTCCATCTGAGGTAAAGAGATATCTGGGATAAACAAATATGTCTTAAAATTCTTCCTACTTAAAAACAGCCTTTAAATAGTACCTATTTTTAGGGAATTTTGTCTGAGTCAAATTTACCAAGTATAGAATATTCCCTGTGGAATATATTACAGAGACACGGTGAGataagaaatgaaattgaaaactaGAATTTTCCATTATAGAAATAAGCTCAAAGATTTATAAAACATTGTCATTTGTTTCTGTCATATAACTTTGTGAATGTGGGTATATTCCTTGGGGTGTAATGTTGGCCCTTTCCTCCAGAGCTCTCTCTTGCTGAGCTGGGTGTATTTGTAAAACGACTCTGAAATCAGCTCTGTTTCATTGAGTCACTTGTGAACTTTGTTTTGACCTTGACTGTGCAAAACTAGCATATATATGTTCACAAATCTAGCTCTTGCCATTATGTGATGTGCTTTTCTCCCATGTGACTCTGTACCCTTCTTCACATCAACTGTATTTactaatttactttattttcaggttttctctttttacatACACTTTTTATCCAGAGAGGGAGACACGAAACTACTTGGACTGTGCTTCGACGATTTGGTTATGATGATGATCTGGATTTGACACCTGAATATTTATTCCCCCTGtatgtactttttgttttctaatttattttagtttctaagtatttttaagtttatttagtACATAGATAAGTAGGCTTCAAGCTACCCAGAAATAATTTGGAATTATAGCAGACGTTAGCAAAgtttctcaaccttagcactgttgacattttggaccaggtaattctttgttgtggagcctgtcctgtgcattgtaggatgtttggcaCAACCTTAGTGCCAGTAACACCTCCTCCCCCAGAGGCTATTAGGTGTAACTGTCTCCAGAAATTGCTAAATGTCCCTTAAAAGCAAAATCAGTTGAGAGCCACTGTTTTATAGTATGGCTGaaacttttcctcttttcatGGAGAATActagtatcttttaaaattgcattttactaaagaaggagaaaaagatgcTAGACAAACTTAGTTTTGGAATAAAGAGATCAGAAATATGTTggttatcattttttctttcctttcatcagTTCCTCTCCTCCCTCAGTGTTATAGCCTGTTCTTAGGatgaaataagtatttttctTAAACAACCAGTCTATTTGTGGTTATTTCCTTTGATAATGCTATGTTTAAGTTCTGTTTGTTTAAAAACAGACCTACTGCCACCCACAAACAGGAGACTGACTTGCCACAGGCTGCCTCTTCTATATCCAtgggaagcaggcttttcagggATGGTGATTTGCCAAGATCTGGCCTTGGAGTCTTCAGCTTCTCTTCTTCACATTTTCAGTTGTACATTACCtgtatccttttttctttcagcgTAGCGCCTCCAGCTAGCTATGTAATGGTTGAGAAatactttgttgtttttctttctccatcatgGAGGAAGCAAAGTTCTTTCTGATTAGATTCCTAGTCCATTAATGAGTTCTAAATTGAAATTTCCCTCGACTAAGTTACCATATCTTGGCTCAAGTTAATTTCCcagatttttcaataaatatgtactgaATGAACGAATTTGTCCCAGGGCCCTTTcatctagttttcttttctgtcctgTTTATGTGAATAGATAAATTCTACAGGAGGTTTCTTACTGCTTTCTTAAGTATAACATTTAGGAAACTACATCTCTTATGGCATTGTGGCTTACACTAATCATCTCTTTCAGTTTCTTTGTGCTCTCTGCCTTTAATTTTCTGCAAAATAGCCCCCTGTAGCCACCACTTGAATCTCTCTAGTCTTCTTATTAaactctctgcctctgtccttcACAGTGCTGCTAGATTAGTAGATAGATAAATACAGATTTGGCCCTGTCACTTCCCTTCAAGACACAGGATAAAGCCCAAGCTTCTTAACATGGGTGTACGAGGTCATTCATGATCTGTTCTGCTCATGCTCACTCTCTGCCTTCATTCTGGAAGTAAATATCGAACTATTTATAGTCCACCAAACATATGTTGTTTCCTACTCCAGGGTTTTGCCCATGCTATTttcactctctccctccctcttcccccaaccTAATAAATGCCTTTCATCCTTCAAGTTTCAATTCAAGTGACCGTGTTTCAGCAGTGTTGATGCCTTCCCATCCCCAGGCTCCCTGTTCATGTGGGCTCCCCTGCCGTCCTTAGCTTACCAATTCTTAGCATATGCTTCATTCTGTTGAACCACCTGAATGTGGTTCCTTAGAAGTGGGGAGcctgtcttgtttttgtttccagAGTACCTAGCTCAGTGCATTTGGTTAATGTTTATTGAACCGAATTTAAGGTGGGTTAGAAGGTCAAATTGGGTAAAAATTACATCTCTTCACATCATTTGCAACTCATTACAATGTTGGAATTAATATAAAGCTCATAATTATGACTTATAATTTATACATAGGAAGAACAAACCCATTACCGTTTAATCGGTATTAttggtaaaatttttatttcaacctGCTCTTCTGATAATTAAGAAAACATCATGTGTCACTTTGGAATGAGCATTATTATGACTCTTCGGAGGAGTTCCGTAACCACTCCAGAGACTTTCCCTGGGGAAGTCTAAATAGTGCCAATGAAGACATTTTTGTAAATGATGTCATCCCACAGAAAGACTCATtggaattttatattcatttttaaattaaattttaatatttgattaatgatttattttactcctaaatttttttttatcaacagGCTAAAAATACCTCCTGATTGCACTACTGAGTTAAATCATCATGCATATTTGTTTCTCCAAAGCACCTTTGACAAACATGATTTGGTAAGCATTTAGCTGTAATTTTCCATGATATGtggcaaatatttttctgtgaatgATTTAACTCTGTTCTCTTAGCTATGGGATGCTTATGTCATATCACCAAAAATTACTCAAACTCTCTTAAactagcaacattttttttttgctatctactttttttgttttctcatgatAAAAAAGTCTAGTATCTGATAGATTCTTTCATAGGTTTTCTTATATACATGTGTGGaattttcttgataaaatataatatttcttgtcatttgttaatttttagaaGCACGGCTTTACTAGATTAGAGGGGCTTTTGTGTTTGGGAATTATTCTCTTTGGTGTCTAAATATTATGTATGCTTCCTTGTGTATCTTCAGGATAGAGACTGTGCTTTGTCCCCTGATGAgcttaaagatttatttaaagttttcccTTACATACCATGGGGGCCAGATGTGAATAACACAGTTTGTACCAATGAAAGAGGCTGGATAACGTACCAGGGATTCCTTTCCCAGTGGACGTGAGTATAGAGCTCACCTCTTTCCTCTGGAGTTACAACTGGTTTAAAATCGTGGTGTATTACATTTGTCACTTTGTAAGCTTATCAGATCTTATAAAATGCTTCGATCATAGCTGCCTCTAAGCAGGATTTATTGTGCTGCTGCTATGTCTAAGATGAACTATAGATGTTCTATAAATTTATCCAGTagggattgttttcttttgggtgacatacagggaaaaaataataagtcTTACATCAAAACTGTACTAAATTTTAGTACTTTTTAGTTTGACTAAGGGAATTGGAAATGTCATTGCTATTGCACAGTTCTTATTCCTTCAAAATATGGGAAGAAGCATATTTTACTTGGAACCGAAgacttattttgcattttttgttactgtttttagtGAATTCTTAATAAGACTTAGGATTTGTCTACAAACCTAGTTATAGCATCGTTAACATTATTCCTAGGGTATTAAGGGAATCCTCTGATCTTGCAAAATGACATAATTGCTTTAGCCTTGGTGAGACTTTCTCATCAttaggatcttttcttttttgaaatacaTGAGAAAGGCTAATTAATTTCACGTGCCTGTCAGTTATTTTGTGCCTTTGTCAAACCTTTTCAGATGTGTTTAATTATCACTAAAGTCCTCAACTAGCCAATATTTGTGGGATATTAACTTGGGAAGcagattatataaaatatttccactcTAGATTTTACCTGCCACTCACTGCTCATCAGTGTGGCCTTGCTTTTTGGGCAGGTGGAGTAGATAAAGGAATTCCAGCCCCCTACCCCTTGCATTCTCCTGCCTTTCTTCTCTGCCTTAAGAATGGCAGTGTAGGAAAAGCCATGGCTGGGCACATAGGAAATTAAAGCAGTCTGACAAAAATTTTCCAGGTCTGATGCACAAAATATTTTGAGCTATTGGCACTTTTTTCCTTGTAGATGTTCATTCAGgaagttttcacattttaaactCATTCCTTTCATAGACTCACAACGTATTTAGATGTACAGCGGTGCCTGGAGTATTTGGGCTATCTAGGCTATTCAATATTGACTGAACAAGAGTCTCAAGCTTCAGCCATTACAGGTCAGTATCTGGATACTATTCACCTTATGATGGGTGACATTTTTTAAGATTCCAGTTTCGAATCTAATGAAGAATAACAATAAACTCATCCTCTTGCCTTCCATTTATACTCTATTCATTTTCCTTGTGATTTAGTAATTTCTTTTGAGTTGAGATGCTTGATTTTATTGTTTATCAAAAAAGAGAGAGTGGATATTCTGCTTCCCGTCTACTCCCTGGCAGTCCTCCACTGATGAAAATGAGGACTATCAGCTATTAAGGATTTACCAGTCtatcttgtattttaatttttttcaaacaagcCTGTTAACACGTGATCCTGATCTTTAATTAATTGTACTTCTCTCAGCTTTATAACCTTTTtctatattaataaatctttcACAGATCTTGTAATGTAAACCAGGCATTCTTGCTAAGCAATGTGCTTCACTTAAAGAAAACCCATGGGTATGGAAATAACAAATTAAGGAGCTGATCATTTCAAGAGTTTCTTATATCCCAATTGGTGGAAAATCTGTCATATCTGATTAGGAAGCTCTAGCACAAGAAAATAGCCTTTCTTAAATTGACAGAGCAAATACCCTTTAAAGCTGCAGCcctcaacccccaggccatgCATCAGTGCCTGAGCTCCTCCTACCCACCCCATCTgtgagtgagggaagcttcatctgtatttacagctgctccccatcacttgcatcactgcctgagctccaccacctcccaccccacctcgtggaaaaattgtcttccatgaaactggttcctggtgccaaaaaggttggggaccgctgctttaaagTACTTAACCAATTAGACAGTATTTAATTTAGCATCAGAGGGTAAGAAACTAATCACTAGCCAGCAGTGAGGTTCATTCACTCAAAAACGTATCGTGAACATCTTTCTATATCAATAAgtatacttttatatatcttaatgTTAGATACTGTATCATTATACAGATATTGTATCACTTTCAGTTTTTGCTACTATCAGTAGAGCCTCTGGTGAGGACTGTTGTAGTTGAGTCTTTGAGTATAACTTAAGGAGGTCTCTTTATCTCAGGAAGAGATGCCACATTGTCCTGATAACAGCATTGTTTTTTGGCCTCTTCTACAGTTTACATTTGAAAGGCCGTTTAACCCAGAGTGTATGTCTCTTTCCCATACGTAGATATGGCTCCAAGAGAGTACAGATTTGAAATGGCCTCTTTTAGtttgtaatttataataatttatcacAGAAGAAATTAGATGAGATATAATGTTGGATATATTCATTGTAATTTTCATTCACTTATAGGATATTTTATTTATGGTGATATAAATATTTGGTTACTAGAAATTCACTTTACAGTCAACTTTCAGAAATGCATCTTTTCTACTAAGTTAGGCCCTTCTACATTATATTTAGTACTTTATTCACATGCAGCTTAACTATTGTACAATATGTTTGTTTATAGATCAGACACTCCACGAAAGTTATACATAGCAATACCCTATTTTGCAAAAGGTAGAATAGAGAGGTTCAGTGAATCTAAGTGGTACATAtttagtgggtttttttctttttagtaacaAGAGATAAAAAAATAGACCTGCAGAAAAAACAGACTCAAAGAAATGTGTTCAGATGTAATGTAATTGGAATGAAAAACTGTGGGAAAAGTGGAGTTCTTCAGGCTCTTCTTGGAAGAAACTTAATGGTAAGAGGTCTCAGAAAATAGAACTATGTCCAACAAATTTTTATAGTCAcaaatttacataatattttcataGCTATTAACATTTTTAGATGATTTCTAGAACTCAGTGGCCTGCAGTATGTTAGTAAAGTACAATCTAAATGTAACAATAATCTTGTTGAACTGTCTTATCTTTGTTTCATTGGTATTAgctatcatttgtcttttttttttttaaccagtgtCTAGATGGGGATTAAATGACTACACATGTGAAAGCACCTAACACAGTCCTTGGCATGAAGTAAATGCACAGTAAATATTTCGAACTGAATACTGATAAGTAGTTCTAACTACTTCCTTGAGTAAGAAGACTAATGTGTTTCCAGATTAGTTTGATATCATACCAAATTAGAGTATAATGAGGATTGCCAGTAGGTGGCTCTAGAATACATTTTCAATAATGCATATAGCTTCCTTCCCTGTCAGCTACTGCTTGCACTTTATGCAGAACAAATACATCTTTTGTCTTAGATCTTAAGAACTAAGAAACATAAAATCAATATCTCCTTTGTACTGGTAAATAGTACATAGTGTAGGAAAGAATGCCCTTTTATTTATAACAcacccacatatacacacagagctGTATGTGTTGATGAAAACCAGTTACTGTAAATATTGAGatttttggttctgttttcagaggcagaagaaaattcgTGATGATCATAAATCCTACTATGCGATTAACACTGTGTATGTATATGGACAAGAGAAATACTTGTTGGTAAGAAATTCTATGGCATAAAAGGATTATTAATTATTGGGTATATTTTTAAGGACTCTGAAAACAAATTGGTTTTAAATTAATGGGTATACATAgaacttgtgtatttttttttcaccttgttTATACATTGGAATTCTAATTCTTTTGATCTGTGTGGTGATTACATGGGTAAAGATATAAGTAAAAGTTCATCTATTTGTGCACTTACTTGTATGTTAGCTACaccataagaaagtaaaaaaacaaaattaaggcCAGGTgcctgttttcctgttttcttattCTCACATTATTCTTTACAAATTCATATGTTTGATGTCTCTGACTATGCATGCTATAGTAGTGTTTTATTTGGAATATATTGAGTCATTTCTGACTCTACATGTCCCCTTTTATCTTCTCAACAAAGACACACTCTCTTATATAACTCAGTACTGAGTTTTACTCTTGTTGGATCATTATCATATCACAGATGGGATATTTAAGAGGTTTTataataaacattgaaaaaagtAGGCAGTGAAGTAGAACAAAATGACTTTAGTGTAAAGATGtatttgctttgtgttttcagTTAGTGGGGAGAAAAGGTAGTGTGGTAGAACGAAAATAGACTTGGGATCATCTGAGTTCAGATTTTGGTCTGATGACTTCTTAGATGTCATTAGATGGGCAGTTGACTTTATCCTTCTAGCCTGAATCTTTATCTGTAGAATGTAGAGGATGCATGCAAAGGGCCCATCGCCACAAATGAGCCACTCACTAAATGTTAGCATCTGTAGAATCTTAATCACCATTTTTAATCTACAGAATCAGAAGATACTTGTTTATCCATACTTTCTGCTCCTAACAATGGTCTGAAAGTTACGCTTAACTAGTACAAGTTTATTAGGAAGTCCAGTTGAGCAAGTAATAAAACATCATGGCTTTACACATCAATATTATGATACTTACATTtctcattatctttttctttttacaagttGCATGATATCTCAGAATCTGAATTTCTAACTGAGGCTGAGATCATTTGTGATGTTGTGTGCCTGGTATATGATGTCAGTAATCCCAAATCCTTTGAATACTGTGCCAGGATTTTTAAGGTTTGTTGCTCTTACAGATTATagactaaatataaaatatgtagttttaaTGGAATTGCAGTGTGGTCTTTCCTAACCATAAAAATGCAACAAAATCATTtgtggagctttttaaaaatatatattaaatacatctctaccctatccctaaagGTTCTAGTTTTGTTCTGAAGTGGTAGAGTCCCAgacatatatttctaaaaaaaattttccacatGATTCTGGTGTGCATTGCTGGTTAAGAACTTTTGTATTAATGGAGGGTCTTCTTgcctgttagaaatgcatatGGATTGTATATTGCCAGTTATACCAAGAATTACAGCCATAGTAAGGGGATAAACCAGAAACTTGCAAAGTCTACCCAGTCACTTAGAGATTATCAACAAGATTTAGTAGGAGTACAGAGCTATATGTACAAAGGTATTTATTCTagcatagcttttttttttttttttttttttttgagacagagtctcactctgttgcccaggctagagtgagtgccgtggcgtcagcttagctcacagcaacctcagactcctgggcttaagcgatcctactgcctcagcctcccgagtagctgggactacaggcatgcgccaccatgcccggctaattttttctatatatatttttagctgtccatataatttctttctatttttagtagaggtggggtctcgctcttgctcaggctggtctcgaactcctgagctcaaacgatccgcccacctcggcctcccagagtgctaggattacaggcgtgagccaccgcgcccggccctagcatagcttttaatagcaaaaaactagaaataatctaGATGGCTAACAATAGGATGATTTACTGAAGTAAGATAAAATAATCTAGTGGAATGTtaagcagccattaaaaataatagttttgggTTCTGAAGAACATGGAAGATAtggtattgcatttttaaatggttatatcTGGTATGACTGCATTTATATAGACATacgtataaatatatatgctcaAGGACTAGAGGTAATATGAAAACATGAAAGTAGTCTTCATTAGAAGAATTTAGatggattttttaatatttcaaaatgtttaatgtatctttttaattaaaaagtatatttttaaaaattgtagataATCTAAAGAATCAATATTGGTCCATTTTGTTATCAGCATTAGAAAAATGGTCCTGGTCTTATTTATTATATGATACTGACCTAGACCACTGCCATTCTTTGCCTTTtggttcattttctctctttgaaaCTATTGTTTCTTTGCCTATCCAGAGAaaaattttttcactttaatttaaTAGTAGTCTTTAAACTTGTTATcagattttgatttcattttttaattccataGCAACATTTTATGGACAGCAGAATACCCTGCTTAATCATAGCTGCAAAGTCAGACCTGCATGAAGTTAAACAAGAATATAGTATTTCACCCACTGATTTCTGCAGGAAACATAAAATGCCTCCACCACAAGCCTTCACTTGCAATACTGCTGATGCACCCAGTAAGGATATCTTTGTTAAATTGACAACAATGGCCATGTACCCGTAAGTACTTGctctgtcttcattttcatgTTGCATGGTTCATAATAACATTGCATGCCATTATTAGCCATGAGGGGGAATTCTTTGTCACATAGAAGTTGTTCAGCAACAGAAAGAGACTTTGTAATGAGAAGGTACAAATTTGAGTAAATGCAAGTTTGGTTTGGCTAtcataataaaattatgtaaacaatACTTCTGatgacatttgtatatttttgagcAGGCTGTAACTATCTTAATAAGGATAGTACAATAAAACACAGCCCCCCACCAAACATAAAAAGTCTTACTACAGTAAGTGGGTTTGTCATCATGTTGCTTTATGCTTATAAAGCATTTCAATATgaacaaaaagtttgtttttatatttt
The Eulemur rufifrons isolate Redbay chromosome 9, OSU_ERuf_1, whole genome shotgun sequence DNA segment above includes these coding regions:
- the RHOT1 gene encoding mitochondrial Rho GTPase 1 isoform X4, producing MRAGRGRPLRATDMKKDVRILLVGEPRVGKTSLIMSLVSEEFPEEVPPRAEEITIPADVTPERVPTHIVDYSEAEQSDEQLHQEISQANVICIVYAVNNKHSIDKVTSRWIPLINERTDKDSRLPLILVGNKSDLVEYSSMETILPIMNQYTEIETCVECSAKNLKNISELFYYAQKAVLHPTGPLYCPEEKEMKPACIKALTRIFKISDQDNDGTLNDAELNFFQRICFNTPLAPQALEDVKNVVRKHISDGVADSGLTLKGFLFLHTLFIQRGRHETTWTVLRRFGYDDDLDLTPEYLFPLLKIPPDCTTELNHHAYLFLQSTFDKHDLDRDCALSPDELKDLFKVFPYIPWGPDVNNTVCTNERGWITYQGFLSQWTLTTYLDVQRCLEYLGYLGYSILTEQESQASAITVTRDKKIDLQKKQTQRNVFRCNVIGMKNCGKSGVLQALLGRNLMRQKKIRDDHKSYYAINTVYVYGQEKYLLLHDISESEFLTEAEIICDVVCLVYDVSNPKSFEYCARIFKQHFMDSRIPCLIIAAKSDLHEVKQEYSISPTDFCRKHKMPPPQAFTCNTADAPSKDIFVKLTTMAMYPHVTQADLKSSTFWLRASFGATVFAVLGFAMYKALLKQR
- the RHOT1 gene encoding mitochondrial Rho GTPase 1 isoform X3 → MRAGRGRPLRATDMKKDVRILLVGEPRVGKTSLIMSLVSEEFPEEVPPRAEEITIPADVTPERVPTHIVDYSEAEQSDEQLHQEISQANVICIVYAVNNKHSIDKVTSRWIPLINERTDKDSRLPLILVGNKSDLVEYSSMETILPIMNQYTEIETCVECSAKNLKNISELFYYAQKAVLHPTGPLYCPEEKEMKPACIKALTRIFKISDQDNDGTLNDAELNFFQRICFNTPLAPQALEDVKNVVRKHISDGVADSGLTLKGFLFLHTLFIQRGRHETTWTVLRRFGYDDDLDLTPEYLFPLLKIPPDCTTELNHHAYLFLQSTFDKHDLDRDCALSPDELKDLFKVFPYIPWGPDVNNTVCTNERGWITYQGFLSQWTLTTYLDVQRCLEYLGYLGYSILTEQESQASAITVTRDKKIDLQKKQTQRNVFRCNVIGMKNCGKSGVLQALLGRNLMRQKKIRDDHKSYYAINTVYVYGQEKYLLLHDISESEFLTEAEIICDVVCLVYDVSNPKSFEYCARIFKQHFMDSRIPCLIIAAKSDLHEVKQEYSISPTDFCRKHKMPPPQAFTCNTADAPSKDIFVKLTTMAMYPEDHYRDRLSRDTGNTDRIENLRKIWVFLKTALHVTQADLKSSTFWLRASFGATVFAVLGFAMYKALLKQR
- the RHOT1 gene encoding mitochondrial Rho GTPase 1 isoform X5: MSLVSEEFPEEVPPRAEEITIPADVTPERVPTHIVDYSEAEQSDEQLHQEISQANVICIVYAVNNKHSIDKVTSRWIPLINERTDKDSRLPLILVGNKSDLVEYSSMETILPIMNQYTEIETCVECSAKNLKNISELFYYAQKAVLHPTGPLYCPEEKEMKPACIKALTRIFKISDQDNDGTLNDAELNFFQRICFNTPLAPQALEDVKNVVRKHISDGVADSGLTLKGFLFLHTLFIQRGRHETTWTVLRRFGYDDDLDLTPEYLFPLLKIPPDCTTELNHHAYLFLQSTFDKHDLDRDCALSPDELKDLFKVFPYIPWGPDVNNTVCTNERGWITYQGFLSQWTLTTYLDVQRCLEYLGYLGYSILTEQESQASAITVTRDKKIDLQKKQTQRNVFRCNVIGMKNCGKSGVLQALLGRNLMRQKKIRDDHKSYYAINTVYVYGQEKYLLLHDISESEFLTEAEIICDVVCLVYDVSNPKSFEYCARIFKQHFMDSRIPCLIIAAKSDLHEVKQEYSISPTDFCRKHKMPPPQAFTCNTADAPSKDIFVKLTTMAMYPHVTQADLKSSTFWLRASFGATVFAVLGFAMYKALLKQR
- the RHOT1 gene encoding mitochondrial Rho GTPase 1 isoform X2, which codes for MRAGRGRPLRATDMKKDVRILLVGEPRVGKTSLIMSLVSEEFPEEVPPRAEEITIPADVTPERVPTHIVDYSEAEQSDEQLHQEISQANVICIVYAVNNKHSIDKVTSRWIPLINERTDKDSRLPLILVGNKSDLVEYSSMETILPIMNQYTEIETCVECSAKNLKNISELFYYAQKAVLHPTGPLYCPEEKEMKPACIKALTRIFKISDQDNDGTLNDAELNFFQRICFNTPLAPQALEDVKNVVRKHISDGVADSGLTLKGFLFLHTLFIQRGRHETTWTVLRRFGYDDDLDLTPEYLFPLLKIPPDCTTELNHHAYLFLQSTFDKHDLDRDCALSPDELKDLFKVFPYIPWGPDVNNTVCTNERGWITYQGFLSQWTLTTYLDVQRCLEYLGYLGYSILTEQESQASAITVTRDKKIDLQKKQTQRNVFRCNVIGMKNCGKSGVLQALLGRNLMRQKKIRDDHKSYYAINTVYVYGQEKYLLLHDISESEFLTEAEIICDVVCLVYDVSNPKSFEYCARIFKQHFMDSRIPCLIIAAKSDLHEVKQEYSISPTDFCRKHKMPPPQAFTCNTADAPSKDIFVKLTTMAMYPHARLRCMCTCNRCTFCICQNFLNSDLLQSVKNKIFTAVLNRHVTQADLKSSTFWLRASFGATVFAVLGFAMYKALLKQR
- the RHOT1 gene encoding mitochondrial Rho GTPase 1 isoform X1, giving the protein MRAGRGRPLRATDMKKDVRILLVGEPRVGKTSLIMSLVSEEFPEEVPPRAEEITIPADVTPERVPTHIVDYSEAEQSDEQLHQEISQANVICIVYAVNNKHSIDKVTSRWIPLINERTDKDSRLPLILVGNKSDLVEYSSMETILPIMNQYTEIETCVECSAKNLKNISELFYYAQKAVLHPTGPLYCPEEKEMKPACIKALTRIFKISDQDNDGTLNDAELNFFQRICFNTPLAPQALEDVKNVVRKHISDGVADSGLTLKGFLFLHTLFIQRGRHETTWTVLRRFGYDDDLDLTPEYLFPLLKIPPDCTTELNHHAYLFLQSTFDKHDLDRDCALSPDELKDLFKVFPYIPWGPDVNNTVCTNERGWITYQGFLSQWTLTTYLDVQRCLEYLGYLGYSILTEQESQASAITVTRDKKIDLQKKQTQRNVFRCNVIGMKNCGKSGVLQALLGRNLMRQKKIRDDHKSYYAINTVYVYGQEKYLLLHDISESEFLTEAEIICDVVCLVYDVSNPKSFEYCARIFKQHFMDSRIPCLIIAAKSDLHEVKQEYSISPTDFCRKHKMPPPQAFTCNTADAPSKDIFVKLTTMAMYPEDHYRDRLSRDTGNTDRIENLRKIWVFLKTAFHARLRCMCTCNRCTFCICQNFLNSDLLQSVKNKIFTAVLNRHVTQADLKSSTFWLRASFGATVFAVLGFAMYKALLKQR